One region of Suncus etruscus isolate mSunEtr1 chromosome 5, mSunEtr1.pri.cur, whole genome shotgun sequence genomic DNA includes:
- the DLX1 gene encoding homeobox protein DLX-1 isoform X2 → MTMTTMPESLNSPVSGKAVFMEFGPPNQQMSPSPMSHGHYSMHCLHSAGHSQPDGAYSSASSFSRPLGYPYVNSVSSHASSPYISSVQSYPGSASLAQSRLEDPG, encoded by the coding sequence ATGACCATGACCACCATGCCAGAAAGTCTCAACAGCCCCGTATCGGGCAAGGCGGTGTTTATGGAGTTTGGGCCGCCCAACCAGCAAATGTCTCCTTCTCCCATGTCCCACGGGCATTACTCCATGCACTGTTTACACTCGGCGGGCCATTCGCAGCCCGACGGCGCCTACAGCTCGGCCTCGTCCTTCTCCCGACCGCTGGGCTACCCTTACGTCAACTCGGTCAGCAGCCACGCGTCCAGCCCCTACATCAGTTCGGTGCAGTCCTACCCCGGCAGCGCCAGCCTCGCCCAGAGCCGCCTGGAGGACCCAG
- the METAP1D gene encoding methionine aminopeptidase 1D, mitochondrial, whose product MAAPSGVHLVLLRGCQRIFCSPLNHIYLHKQSSSQQRRNFLFWRQRDVSHSIVWPAAVSSAHPVPQHIKKPDYVTTGIVPDWGDSIEVKNEDQIQGLRQACQLARHVLLLAGKSLKVDMTTEEIDALVHQEIISHDAYPSPLGYGGFPKSVCTSVNNVLCHGIPDSRPLQDGDIINIDVTVYYNGYHGDTSETFLVGNVDECGKRLVEVAKRCRDEAIAACRAGAPFSVIGNTISHITHQNGLQVCPHFVGHGIGSYFHGHPEIWHHANDSELLMEEGMAFTIEPIITEGSPEFKVLEDAWTAISLDNRRSAQFEHTVLITSGGAQILTKLPHED is encoded by the exons GTTGTCAAAGAATTTTCTGCTCACCACTCAATCATATCTACTTACACAAGCAGTCAAGCAGTCAACAAAGAAGAAATTTCCTTTTCTGGAGACAAAGAGATGTTTCACACAGTATAGTTTGGCCCGCTGCTGTTTCTTCTGCTCATCCAGTCCCTCAG CACATAAAGAAGCCAGACTATGTGACGACAGGCATTGTACCGGACTGGGGAGACAGCATAGAAGTTAAAAATGAAGATCAGATTCAAGGGCTGCGTCAGGCCTGTCAGCTGGCCCGTCATGTCCTCCTCCTGGCTGGGAAGAGTTTGAAG gtTGACATGACAACTGAAGAAATAGATGCTCTTGTTCATCAGGAAATCATCAGTCATGATGCCTATCCCTCACCTCTAGGCTATGGAGGCTTTCCAAAGTCTGTTTGTACTTCTGTAAACAACGTGCTATGTCATGGTATTCCTGACAG TCGACCTCTTCAGGATGGAGATATTATCAACATTGATGTCACG GTCTATTACAATGGCTACCATGGAGACACCTCTGAAACCTTTTTGGTGGGCAATGTGGATGAGTGTGGTAAAAGGTTAGTGGAGGTTGCCAAGAGGTGTAGAGATGAAGCAATTGCAGCTTGCAGAGCAGGGGCTCCCTTCTCTGTAATTGGAAACACAATCAG CCACATAACTCATCAGAATGGTTTGCAAGTCTGTCCGCATTTTGTGGGACATGGGATAGGATCTTACTTTCATGGACATCCAGAAATTTGGCACCATG caaaTGACAGTGAACTACTCATGGAGGAGGGCATGGCGTTCACCATAG AGCCAATCATAACCGAAGGATCCCCTGAATTTAAAGTCCTGGAAGATGCCTGGACCGCCATCTCCCTGGACAATCGGAG GTCCGCCCAGTTCGAGCACACGGTTCTCATCACGTCGGGGGGTGCGCAGATTCTCACCAAACTGCCCCATGAGGACTGA